The genomic interval aaatataggTCTAAGTAAGGTCTGAAAGCAGATGGAAATgccatatttaatttatttatttatttaaaattgagTGAATTTACCAGTTGTCTCTACTCTGGCACTCTCCTCTGTGAGCTTGTTCTGACTGACCTCCAGCTGTCGGCTCTTCTCTTCAGTGTTCTGCACATAGTCTGTCTGAGGCTTCATCTTCACCTGGTGGTGTCGCCATGGCAACGCAGAGCACACGTCACAACAACAGCACCGTCTTCATCAGTTAAAGAAGCTCTCTACAATATCCAATACTTCATTCTAATAATGACACACATCGATATAACACCCCTGTGCCACTCTCATTAGAGAAGTGAGCATCTCACAAATAATATTCAGGAGTTCCTAAAAGATAAATAACAATTACTGAGTACTCTACAAGAGAGTCCATCTGTCACTTACATAATTTCCAGTGAATACAGACATTACGTACAAGCTATCCATTtttcattgtaaaaaaaaaaacaagatgggCTCCCAATTGGTCTGCTCTATAACCATGGGTTCACTGGTTTGATCCCCGATGATGCCTCAGTCATCCTTTGCTCACAGTGGTAGCTGGCGTAGGTGTGTCAGCTGAtgtaacagatctgggcagtttgcgtTTTCTCTGCTGTTACATTGTTCATTGGCATTGCATTAGCAggggaaatatatataaataaatggtaGGTTAGGAAGCACATGTTCAGCCTCAACCTTCTAAAGCTGGTGATTCAGTGGTGAATGAAATTGAAGACAACTAATTATTGGTGGGAATATTTGGCAAAAAATTTGGGgataaacaaaattaaaggaaaaaataatgacaacaaaaaaaaaacacattgtctCTATATTGAAAAAATCTGTATTTCTTATGTCTATGCAACAAATATTAGACTCCAGTGCATGTACCTGGGAGATGAGTAACTGACAGGAGGCCAGCTCTTTCTCATTGGCCAGTATTTTGAGGGAGGCGTGGTCATGGGCGGTCTCCAGCTGTTTGGTGCGGTTGATGAGGCTTTTCAGTTCAGACTTGAATTTAGTGAGGAAGAGTCGAGCGACTATGAACTGTTCCTCTATAGAGGAACTTCCCTCAGATACCTaagggtgcacacacacacacacacacacacacacatgatctGTGTATCTGTACATGaactgtatgtgtaaataaaaccatgtctgtatgtactgtatttacagttttgaTCTCCTTGGTTCCAATGATGGCTCCCAGGTCGTTGAGGTCTCTCATCAGCAGATTAAGAATCTCTGCTGCTCTCCTTCTCTGAACAGCACTGAGCTCCTGCAGCTCCACTACCTCCCTCTGAGCAGCCTCTAGTAATTCCTAAAAAAACACATATGCCCACACATGTACAGCTGTAGCTAAGGAATACTACGCAACATTCTAACACTAAGGTTAATCTCCAAAAAACTGTGTGTACTTACAGTCTTTAGCATGAGctgctgggtgagtgtgtcattGGTGTGTGCGCATGTGGAGGCCTCCTGGCTCTTCTGTTCATAGTTGAGAGCGAGCTCCTCTAGCGCAGAGAGCACCTCCCTCACCTCCAACCTGAGCTCCTCATTATCAGACTGCAGAGAACACACGTCCTCCTGCGCCCGCACATAGTCCTGTCGCCATGATGacaacaactacacacacacacatacacacacacacaatactttgtattgtttttttattctgtaaaatgTTGAATCATAATCaagaaaaaaatttaataaaataaaaaaaaagacaggaatacatcctggatgggcgccagtccttcacagggccacacacacggacacttgagtcgccaatccacctaccaacatgtgtttttggactgtgggaggaaaccagagcacccagaggaaacccacgcagacacagggagaacacaccacactcctcacagacagtcacccggaggaaacccacgcggacacaaggagaacacaccacactcctcacagacagtcacccggaggaaacccacgcagacacagggagaacacaccacactcctcacagacagtcacccggaggaaacccacgcggacacagggagaacacaccacactcctcacagacagtcacccggaggaaacccacgcggacacagggagaacacaccacactcctcacagacagtcacctggaggaaacccacgcggacacagggagaacacaccacactcctcacagacagtcacccggaggaaacccacgcggacacagggagaacacaccacactcctcacagacagtcacccggaggaaacccacgcagacacaaggagaacacaccaaactcctcacagacagtcatccggagtggagaggtccctggagctgtgtgactgcgacactacctgctgcgcaactGTGACGCCTGTtcataaacataaaattaaaaatacatttgtctTACTTCTTCATGTTCCTCCATTTGTTGCTTCAGTTTTTCAGTCAGCTGACTCTGGAGGTTGATCTCATcatcctggagagagagagattttattaaataactacTTTTAAGACTACATACTCacttttacatacacacacacacacaccttgtcaTCCAGTTGTTTGTACAGGTTGCTGATTTTCTCTTCATACTGTTCCTTCTCTACGGTAGTAACCGAGGTTACAGAGAGTAGGGTGTTACTGATGAGTGCCGTGTTGACACACATCTCTTTCTGATCGGCATTCAGCTGCTCTGGCACTGGTACATGAACACctaacacacaccaaaacaagTGTATGTATATTAGCTTGATGATAGGGGACAATGATGGGAAGgaggagataaataaataaatattctccCTGGTGATGTATATTATACACATCTATATATAAATCAAAAAGCTAATTTTGGATAGACATGAAAACTCTCACCATTCCTCCACTGGTTCAGTTCCTTCTGGAGTTTCTCTATGATGCATTTGagactctctcttttctgtttctctttctcatatTTCTTCTTCCACTCTTCTGCTGTCAGCTCCAcgttcacacacactgcattcctgATGCTCTTAGCTCTGTAGAAAAAAAAGGCACCTATTTTTACGCTATACATCACAAAGTGTCAAACTTATCAGGCCTAGTGATTTCTTTCTCTGTTATTCTTATATATAAAGATGTGGCACTGCAgtgtactgtgtgtgagagagagagagagagtgagtgagtgagtgagagacagacctCTGTCCAAACAGCAGTGTGGATTTGGTTTCTGATTCGTTAAACACAGATGGAGAGCAgcagatgatgatggtggttcTGCAGTTTCCACCGAGAGAATCCTGCAGAATCCGAGTCATCTTACTGTCACGGTAAGGCACATGCGTCttctacagaaacacacacagacgtcCTGAAGAAAgtagaagaaagagagacagagacagtgtgtAACCTAAGCATAAAGCCTCTTACAGTGCCTTCAGCCAGCGCAGAGATGACGTTACCGAGGGCAGACAGAGACTTGTTGATGTTTTTAGCCTCATCTAGCACTGCTCCGGCTGCTCCTGTTTTACTGACCTACAAACAACAATATACATATAAGTGCTTGTTACCATTTTTACTATTTAACATTACGCACACACTTTTACCTTCTCACTGCCAGCCAGGTCGACCAGGTAGAGTTTTCCTGTGAGTTTGTGCTCCGTGTCGAGATGCTCCTGCTTAATGTTGATGAGGAAAATGCTGTGGCTGCGGGAGCTGTGTTCATTCATGTCTTTCACACAACACAATACAGAAAAAAggcaacattcattaattcattatctgtaactcttatccagttcaaggtcgcagtgggtccagagcctacctggaatcattgggcgcaaggcgggaatacaccctggagggggcaccagtccttcacagggcaacacacacacacacacctacggacactttttgaatcgccaatccacctaccaaggtgtgtttttggactgtgggagtaaaccggagcacccgaaggaaacccccacagacactgagagaacacaccacactcctcacacacagtcacccggaggaaacccacgcagacacagggagaacacaccacactcctcacacacagtcacccggaggaaacccacgcagacacagagagaacacaccacactcctca from Hoplias malabaricus isolate fHopMal1 chromosome 3, fHopMal1.hap1, whole genome shotgun sequence carries:
- the LOC136691004 gene encoding kinesin heavy chain-like isoform X2, with translation MAEASECGVRVVCRFRPLNDTEINRGDKYVPKFRDEHTVVVTGKPYVFDRVMPPNSTQEQVYESCAKDIVKDVLSGYNGTIFTYGQTSSGKTHTMEGRLHDPQVMGIIPRIAHDIFDHIYSIEENLEFHIKVSYFEIYMEKIRDLLDVSKTNLAVHEDKNRVPYVKGCTERFVSSPEEMMEVIDEGKSNRHVAVTNMNEHSSRSHSIFLINIKQEHLDTEHKLTGKLYLVDLAGSEKVSKTGAAGAVLDEAKNINKSLSALGNVISALAEGTKTHVPYRDSKMTRILQDSLGGNCRTTIIICCSPSVFNESETKSTLLFGQRAKSIRNAVCVNVELTAEEWKKKYEKEKQKRESLKCIIEKLQKELNQWRNGVHVPVPEQLNADQKEMCVNTALISNTLLSVTSVTTVEKEQYEEKISNLYKQLDDKDDEINLQSQLTEKLKQQMEEHEELLSSWRQDYVRAQEDVCSLQSDNEELRLEVREVLSALEELALNYEQKSQEASTCAHTNDTLTQQLMLKTELLEAAQREVVELQELSAVQRRRAAEILNLLMRDLNDLGAIIGTKVSEGSSSIEEQFIVARLFLTKFKSELKSLINRTKQLETAHDHASLKILANEKELASCQLLISQVKMKPQTDYVQNTEEKSRQLEVSQNKLTEESARVETTERDHNLCEIEKKKEQLKMNHTEESKTVVAEGYRETSQKQLDQLKDEFCSKQRTLDGLKMFNENVLQGQRKLHDDYESLRKQEQEKELQKQAVSLPSEKEWTSQELRSLEETAARELQTLHNLRKLFVQDLTLRVKKTTELDSADCGSSLLQKQKICFLENNLQQLTLVHKQLIRDNADLRCELPKMEKRLRVTAERVKFLESALREAKERAARDRKLYQQEVDRIKDVVRARNMVRCGHSALIAKPIRAGHHHTFSPVTLRGGPAVYSYHHF
- the LOC136691004 gene encoding kinesin heavy chain-like isoform X1, which produces MAEASECGVRVVCRFRPLNDTEINRGDKYVPKFRDEHTVVVTGKPYVFDRVMPPNSTQEQVYESCAKDIVKDVLSGYNGTIFTYGQTSSGKTHTMEGRLHDPQVMGIIPRIAHDIFDHIYSIEENLEFHIKVSYFEIYMEKIRDLLDVSKTNLAVHEDKNRVPYVKGCTERFVSSPEEMMEVIDEGKSNRHVAVTNMNEHSSRSHSIFLINIKQEHLDTEHKLTGKLYLVDLAGSEKVSKTGAAGAVLDEAKNINKSLSALGNVISALAEGTKTHVPYRDSKMTRILQDSLGGNCRTTIIICCSPSVFNESETKSTLLFGQRAKSIRNAVCVNVELTAEEWKKKYEKEKQKRESLKCIIEKLQKELNQWRNGVHVPVPEQLNADQKEMCVNTALISNTLLSVTSVTTVEKEQYEEKISNLYKQLDDKDDEINLQSQLTEKLKQQMEEHEELLSSWRQDYVRAQEDVCSLQSDNEELRLEVREVLSALEELALNYEQKSQEASTCAHTNDTLTQQLMLKTELLEAAQREVVELQELSAVQRRRAAEILNLLMRDLNDLGAIIGTKEIKTVSEGSSSIEEQFIVARLFLTKFKSELKSLINRTKQLETAHDHASLKILANEKELASCQLLISQVKMKPQTDYVQNTEEKSRQLEVSQNKLTEESARVETTERDHNLCEIEKKKEQLKMNHTEESKTVVAEGYRETSQKQLDQLKDEFCSKQRTLDGLKMFNENVLQGQRKLHDDYESLRKQEQEKELQKQAVSLPSEKEWTSQELRSLEETAARELQTLHNLRKLFVQDLTLRVKKTTELDSADCGSSLLQKQKICFLENNLQQLTLVHKQLIRDNADLRCELPKMEKRLRVTAERVKFLESALREAKERAARDRKLYQQEVDRIKDVVRARNMVRCGHSALIAKPIRAGHHHTFSPVTLRGGPAVYSYHHF